CTGGAGAGCCTGGCGATCGAGGGGATCGTCGCCGGGACCGCGCGACCGAGCGAACAGGCCACCTGGAAGACCCCGTTGGACAGCAGCTCGTCGTCGATCCAGCTGCTCACCCGGCCGGGCGGGGCGGCCGGACCGGCGCTGCGGTTGTTGCGCTTGGTGTTGCAGTTCCCGGTATGCGGGAACCAGTAGAACTCGAAGTGCTCGTTCTCGGCCACGAGCTGGTCGAAGTCCGCGGTGACCCGGTCGAAGCCCATCGGCTCCTCGCGGGCCGTCAGCAGGAAGATCGGCTCCACGGCGAGGGTGACCGCGGTGATCACCCCGAGGGCGCCAATCCCGACCCGGGCCGCGGCGAAGATCTCCGGGTTCTCCTCGGCGGAGCACACCAGGACCGTGCCGTCGGCGGTGACCAGCTCCAGTGCCCGGATCTGCGCGGATATGGAGGCCGACTCGCGGCCCGTGCCGTGTGTCCCGGTGGAGGTCGCCCCGGCGATCGTCTGCTCCATGATGTCGCCCATGTTCGTGAGCGACAGGCCCTCGCGGGCGAGTGCGGTGTTGAGCCGCTTGAGCGGGGTGCCCGCCTCCACCGTCACGGTCATCGCCTCACGGTCGATGTCCCGGATCCCGGTGAGCAGGTCGGGGCGTATCAGCACTCCGTCGGTGGCGGCCACCGCCGTGAAGGAGTGGCCCGAGCCGACCGGCTTCACCTTCAGGCCGTCCGTGTGCGCCCGGCGCAGCACGTCCGCGAGCTCGCTCACGGACGCGGGTGACTCGGTGCGGGCGGGCCGCGCGGTGACGGTGCCCGCCCAGTTACGCCACGCGCTCGTCGTCGTCCGTGCGTAGGTGTCGGTCATCTTCCCCGCGCCCTCCCGTCGCAGCCGGCCCGGCCAGCCGGCGATATCCCAGGAACGCCACCGCAGCC
This sequence is a window from Streptomyces parvus. Protein-coding genes within it:
- a CDS encoding D-arabinono-1,4-lactone oxidase yields the protein MTDTYARTTTSAWRNWAGTVTARPARTESPASVSELADVLRRAHTDGLKVKPVGSGHSFTAVAATDGVLIRPDLLTGIRDIDREAMTVTVEAGTPLKRLNTALAREGLSLTNMGDIMEQTIAGATSTGTHGTGRESASISAQIRALELVTADGTVLVCSAEENPEIFAAARVGIGALGVITAVTLAVEPIFLLTAREEPMGFDRVTADFDQLVAENEHFEFYWFPHTGNCNTKRNNRSAGPAAPPGRVSSWIDDELLSNGVFQVACSLGRAVPATIPSIARLSSRALSARTYTDIPYKVFTSPRRVRFVEMEYAVPREQAVTVLRELKAMLERSPLKISFPVEVRTAPADDMALSTASGRDSAYIAVHLYKGTPHRSYFTAVERIMTAHAGRPHWGKIHTRDAAYLAEVYPRFGEFTALRDRLDPDRLFGNDYLRRVLGD